A section of the Arabiibacter massiliensis genome encodes:
- a CDS encoding molybdopterin-dependent oxidoreductase, protein MSTLKKTLVVGTSSVLALAGVGGGVALAIDASGQQGSQQAASQEAGTAYAKTDVVTMDVVEGEFAFTQAEASSNEELKAALGAAKYLCGARPTGVAPAIAAEDWEVSVVGAVANPYAATFSELAATDEVQSVLMGCACAGNPADGKASANAEVTGISVLAMIGMAQPAEGANTVVFTSADGYEVALPLSYLERRYCPLVFDINGAPLAESVGGVNQLWLGATSANYFARDVAVITLEERETPPPAPNSEEARSAYANLPNVGVLLGGEVA, encoded by the coding sequence ATGAGCACGTTGAAGAAGACGCTGGTCGTGGGAACCAGCTCGGTGCTGGCGCTGGCGGGCGTGGGCGGTGGAGTGGCGCTTGCCATCGACGCGAGCGGGCAACAGGGCAGTCAGCAGGCGGCCAGCCAGGAAGCGGGCACCGCATACGCGAAGACCGACGTCGTGACGATGGACGTGGTGGAGGGCGAGTTCGCCTTCACGCAGGCCGAAGCGTCGTCGAACGAGGAGCTGAAGGCAGCGCTCGGCGCGGCGAAGTACCTGTGCGGCGCGCGGCCGACAGGCGTGGCTCCGGCGATCGCGGCTGAGGATTGGGAGGTGTCGGTGGTCGGCGCGGTGGCGAACCCCTACGCCGCCACGTTCTCCGAGCTCGCCGCCACCGATGAGGTGCAGTCGGTGCTGATGGGCTGCGCTTGCGCAGGCAACCCCGCCGACGGCAAGGCGAGTGCGAACGCCGAGGTCACGGGCATCTCGGTGCTTGCGATGATCGGTATGGCGCAGCCGGCCGAAGGTGCCAACACCGTGGTGTTCACGTCGGCCGACGGCTACGAAGTGGCGTTGCCGCTGTCGTACCTCGAGCGCCGCTACTGCCCCCTCGTGTTCGACATCAACGGCGCGCCGCTCGCGGAGAGCGTCGGCGGCGTGAACCAGCTGTGGCTGGGCGCCACGTCGGCGAACTACTTCGCTCGCGACGTCGCGGTCATCACGCTGGAGGAGCGCGAGACGCCGCCTCCCGCCCCGAACAGCGAAGAGGCGCGCTCGGCGTACGCCAACCTGCCGAACGTCGGCGTGCTTCTGGGCGGCGAAGTGGCATGA
- a CDS encoding molybdopterin-binding protein, which yields MIPRVYGRSGQPVRLEGCAYDFGHAISAIQFSLDEGKHWTEYATERTTDYQNLTWAFEFTPPQPGFYRMRIRAVNDRGEASPKAAHVELEID from the coding sequence ATGATCCCCCGCGTGTACGGACGGTCCGGTCAGCCGGTGAGGCTCGAGGGATGCGCGTACGACTTCGGGCACGCGATCTCCGCCATCCAGTTCTCGCTCGACGAGGGCAAGCATTGGACGGAGTATGCGACCGAGCGCACGACCGACTACCAGAACCTCACCTGGGCGTTCGAATTCACGCCTCCGCAGCCGGGCTTCTACCGGATGCGCATCCGGGCCGTGAACGACCGGGGCGAGGCGAGCCCCAAGGCGGCCCATGTTGAGTTGGAGATCGATTGA
- a CDS encoding 4Fe-4S dicluster domain-containing protein, translating into MNAKTLVTRRTLLQGTAALGASALMAGSVAGAPAPAFAESAGSNAGVQYGFLTDMTRCVGCELCVDACRAGNQLGDDASDRRRVSAYLDKYGMNAYVSTSCMHCAEPSCAAVCPAGAISKGEGGVVSVDKERCIGCKYCFQACPYEVPRYDSVAMDKCDCCLGAEVAVGEIPYCVQACKFDALRYGPLDQLAVEAGGAAVPIAEANGPSCLVLGERR; encoded by the coding sequence ATGAATGCGAAAACGCTGGTGACGCGGCGGACTCTGCTGCAAGGAACCGCCGCGCTGGGGGCCTCGGCGCTCATGGCCGGGTCGGTCGCGGGCGCGCCTGCTCCGGCCTTCGCCGAGAGCGCGGGCTCGAACGCGGGCGTGCAGTACGGCTTCCTGACGGATATGACCAGGTGCGTTGGTTGCGAGCTGTGCGTGGACGCGTGCCGCGCGGGCAACCAATTGGGCGACGACGCGTCCGACCGCCGTCGCGTGAGCGCCTACCTGGACAAATACGGGATGAACGCGTACGTATCCACTTCCTGCATGCACTGCGCCGAGCCCAGTTGCGCGGCGGTGTGTCCGGCGGGGGCCATCTCGAAGGGCGAGGGCGGCGTCGTGTCGGTGGATAAGGAACGCTGCATCGGGTGCAAGTACTGCTTCCAGGCGTGCCCGTACGAGGTGCCTCGCTACGACTCCGTGGCCATGGACAAATGCGACTGCTGCCTGGGCGCGGAGGTGGCCGTGGGCGAGATACCGTACTGCGTGCAGGCGTGCAAGTTCGACGCGCTGCGCTACGGACCGCTTGACCAGCTGGCCGTCGAGGCGGGCGGCGCGGCGGTTCCCATCGCCGAGGCGAACGGGCCGTCGTGCCTGGTTCTGGGCGAGAGGAGGTGA
- the nrfD gene encoding NrfD/PsrC family molybdoenzyme membrane anchor subunit, with the protein MLQLTWSWQPALYLFLGGMGAGAFIMAAVLFLIDRTKHRLIVCVSMWAALASLAAGLLLLLAELITPARGLLMWQSFGHFTSWMTYGAWGAFAAMAVFAVSALLATRPVGVWLAKKWKWFARRGIALRRVLAVLGIALGAFVAVYTGMLLMSAGSVPLWNTPLLPALFTVSAFDTGVALVELLAVALAKKDPLAPRAGTLMECVVVVLVVVEVAVLTAFLASMLGGDAGSAVGATGAASAELLTTGGLAGCFWGMVVACGLALPLVMAVAGLAMHRRSVKRGGGTGHGLAPLMALGAAGALIGGCELRFLILAAGIHADVVAETVMSLIG; encoded by the coding sequence ATGCTGCAATTGACGTGGAGCTGGCAGCCGGCCCTCTACCTGTTCTTGGGCGGCATGGGCGCGGGCGCGTTCATCATGGCGGCGGTGCTGTTTTTGATCGACCGCACCAAGCACCGCCTCATCGTGTGCGTGTCCATGTGGGCGGCGCTCGCCAGCCTGGCCGCGGGCCTGCTGCTGTTGCTGGCCGAGCTCATCACGCCGGCGCGCGGCCTACTCATGTGGCAGAGCTTTGGGCATTTCACTTCGTGGATGACGTACGGCGCGTGGGGCGCGTTCGCGGCCATGGCGGTGTTCGCGGTGTCGGCGCTTTTGGCCACGCGGCCGGTGGGCGTGTGGCTGGCGAAGAAGTGGAAGTGGTTCGCGCGCCGCGGCATCGCCCTGCGCCGCGTGCTGGCGGTGCTCGGCATCGCGCTGGGTGCGTTCGTGGCGGTGTACACGGGCATGCTGCTCATGAGTGCCGGAAGCGTTCCTTTGTGGAACACGCCGCTGCTGCCTGCGCTGTTCACGGTGTCGGCGTTCGACACGGGCGTGGCGCTGGTGGAGCTTCTGGCGGTGGCGCTGGCGAAGAAAGACCCGCTCGCGCCGCGTGCCGGTACGCTCATGGAGTGCGTCGTAGTGGTGCTCGTGGTGGTGGAGGTGGCGGTGCTGACGGCGTTTTTGGCCAGCATGCTGGGTGGCGATGCGGGCTCGGCCGTGGGCGCGACCGGCGCGGCGTCGGCTGAGCTGCTCACCACGGGCGGCCTCGCGGGGTGCTTCTGGGGCATGGTGGTGGCGTGCGGGTTGGCGCTTCCGCTGGTCATGGCCGTGGCGGGCCTCGCGATGCACCGCCGCAGCGTCAAGCGGGGCGGCGGGACCGGCCACGGCCTGGCACCGCTCATGGCCCTCGGCGCCGCCGGAGCGCTCATCGGAGGGTGCGAGCTGCGCTTCCTCATTCTGGCCGCCGGCATCCACGCCGACGTGGTGGCCGAAACGGTGATGAGCCTCATCGGCTAG
- a CDS encoding ADP-ribosylglycohydrolase family protein, whose protein sequence is MKSLLRDAIYGLAVGDALGVPGEFQGRDSYRIGGMVGGGAHGKPAGTFSDDTSMTLATCDSIRACGGVDVDDMRERFRAWLRNGDYAVDGDVFDVGMTVSRSLSLGRGLDGERDNGNGSLMRIVPLAFVDGVTDEQIEAASAITHAHERSRRACVVYVRLAQELAAGRPVLDALRSLPAAEPFERLPRMDQVPREDVRSTGYVIDTLEAALWALATTSSFEECTLAAVNLGNDTDTVGAVSGALAGIVYGFDAIPATWIETLRGKEIIESCLF, encoded by the coding sequence ATGAAAAGCTTGCTGAGGGACGCAATCTACGGGCTGGCAGTGGGGGACGCGCTCGGCGTGCCGGGGGAGTTCCAGGGCCGTGACTCGTACCGCATCGGCGGGATGGTCGGCGGCGGGGCGCACGGCAAGCCGGCGGGCACGTTCAGCGACGACACCAGCATGACGCTCGCAACCTGCGACAGCATCCGCGCGTGCGGCGGCGTCGACGTCGATGACATGCGCGAGCGCTTCCGCGCGTGGTTGCGCAACGGCGACTACGCGGTCGACGGGGACGTGTTCGACGTGGGCATGACCGTCTCGCGCTCCCTCTCGCTGGGGCGCGGTTTGGACGGGGAGCGCGACAACGGCAACGGCTCGCTCATGCGCATCGTCCCGCTTGCCTTCGTCGACGGTGTCACGGACGAGCAGATCGAAGCGGCGAGCGCCATCACGCACGCCCACGAACGCTCCCGGCGCGCGTGCGTCGTCTACGTCCGGCTCGCGCAGGAGCTGGCCGCCGGCCGTCCCGTGCTCGACGCCCTACGCAGCCTTCCCGCCGCCGAGCCCTTCGAACGGCTTCCGCGCATGGACCAGGTGCCGCGCGAGGACGTGCGCTCCACCGGCTACGTCATCGACACGCTCGAGGCGGCGCTGTGGGCCCTTGCGACCACGTCGTCCTTCGAAGAGTGCACGTTGGCGGCGGTCAACCTCGGCAACGACACCGACACGGTGGGAGCGGTGTCGGGCGCGCTCGCCGGCATCGTCTATGGCTTCGACGCCATCCCGGCAACGTGGATAGAGACGCTCCGTGGCAAGGAGATCATCGAGTCCTGTCTGTTCTAG
- a CDS encoding DUF4143 domain-containing protein has translation MYGALKSGDYRPRLLDTRISEDIELFGAVCIQGPKYCGKTWTGRSFANSEICIMDPAGGFQNREMAELSPSLALEGDSPRLVDEWQEVPALWDAVRDEVDRTNKKRTFILTGSAVPRNHKPRHSGVGRIEKLRMRPMSLQESGDSTAAVSLSRLFEGEAPTVKAPETSLELIASLIVRGGWPASIGAPDRLAQRMPRNYVDTVAEDDLSRVDEVKRDPAKVRRLLHSLSRTMEQATTTKTLIRDMTADAASAPLSSETVDDYLGALKKIFILEEIPGWSPNLRSPARINKKPKYHFIDPSLPAAVLGATCKALVADLRTFGFLFESLCVRDLLIYAQALEANVFYYRDRDGLEADAVIEMPDGSWAGIEIKLGHNQADEAAASLLRVKNKILGAGGKEPVFLAVVEGLGSFAGKRDDGVLVVPIRTLGA, from the coding sequence ATGTACGGAGCTTTGAAGAGCGGCGATTATCGGCCCCGCCTGCTGGATACCCGCATTTCGGAAGACATCGAGCTCTTCGGCGCCGTGTGCATCCAAGGCCCGAAGTACTGTGGGAAAACGTGGACAGGGCGCAGCTTCGCCAATAGCGAAATCTGCATCATGGATCCCGCCGGAGGGTTCCAAAACCGCGAGATGGCAGAACTCTCCCCAAGCCTGGCGCTCGAAGGCGATTCTCCGCGCCTTGTCGACGAGTGGCAGGAGGTGCCTGCCCTGTGGGACGCCGTGCGCGACGAGGTCGATCGAACCAACAAGAAGCGCACGTTCATTCTCACCGGATCGGCCGTCCCTCGCAACCACAAGCCGCGTCACAGCGGCGTCGGACGCATAGAAAAGCTCCGTATGCGCCCCATGTCCCTTCAAGAATCGGGCGATTCCACGGCCGCCGTCTCTCTGTCCCGCCTATTCGAGGGAGAGGCACCGACCGTGAAAGCCCCCGAGACGTCCTTGGAGCTTATCGCCTCGCTCATCGTGCGAGGCGGCTGGCCAGCCTCCATCGGCGCGCCGGACAGGCTCGCCCAGCGCATGCCGAGAAACTACGTCGATACCGTGGCCGAAGATGACCTCTCGCGAGTCGACGAGGTGAAGCGCGATCCTGCGAAGGTGAGAAGACTGCTCCACTCCCTCTCGCGTACCATGGAGCAGGCGACGACGACCAAGACGCTCATCCGGGATATGACCGCCGATGCGGCAAGCGCGCCGCTCTCCTCAGAAACCGTGGACGACTACCTCGGAGCGCTAAAGAAGATATTCATCCTCGAAGAGATTCCAGGCTGGTCCCCGAACCTGAGATCCCCCGCGCGCATCAACAAGAAGCCGAAATACCACTTCATCGACCCCTCCCTTCCGGCAGCGGTGTTGGGCGCGACGTGCAAGGCTCTCGTAGCGGATCTTCGCACATTCGGCTTCCTCTTCGAATCGCTGTGCGTGCGCGACCTCCTCATATACGCGCAGGCTCTTGAGGCGAACGTCTTTTATTACCGCGACAGGGACGGGCTCGAGGCCGACGCCGTCATCGAGATGCCCGACGGGTCATGGGCTGGGATCGAGATAAAGCTCGGGCACAACCAAGCAGACGAGGCGGCCGCCAGCCTACTGCGCGTCAAGAACAAGATCCTGGGAGCGGGCGGCAAGGAGCCGGTATTCCTTGCCGTGGTCGAAGGGCTCGGATCCTTTGCCGGCAAGCGGGACGACGGGGTTCTGGTCGTGCCCATCCGAACGCTCGGAGCCTAG
- a CDS encoding AAA family ATPase: MLFKRKAYDDLLAWKQGNGESAILIEGARRTGKSTLAERFAQAEYESYLLINFETAPQEVRDIFNDYRDNVDTFFKYLLAYYGVRLERRRSLIIFDEVQRFPIARSYIKHLVADGRFDYMETGSLISIKKNVEDILIPSEEDKIDLGPLDFEEFLWATGNTALADLIAESFESGRALPSPLHRKASQLWREYLLVGGMPQSVAAYLETDDFAQADRAKRRILNLYREDIMKFGGEDASRATAVFDAVPGQLAKHEKKFTLASARPGARYREYAGAFFWLEDARMVNLCLNVTDPNVGLDLSAERSNFKCYLGDTGLLSTLAFGDRKETLDSLYRNVLFGKISVNEGMLVENAVAQQLRANGHKLRFYSHRNDAKAADTMEIDFLIVREYANAGLKPRLSPLEVKSSNRFSTRSLDKFKAKFGKRVGTELVLIPKPFSIEGDRMQLPLYMGFCL, translated from the coding sequence ATGCTTTTCAAGCGCAAGGCATACGACGACCTGCTCGCCTGGAAACAGGGAAACGGGGAATCGGCCATCCTTATCGAGGGAGCTCGGCGCACCGGCAAAAGCACCCTCGCGGAGCGGTTCGCCCAAGCTGAGTACGAATCGTACCTGCTCATCAACTTCGAAACCGCTCCGCAAGAGGTAAGGGACATCTTCAACGACTACCGCGACAACGTCGACACGTTCTTCAAGTACCTTCTCGCCTATTACGGCGTGCGCCTTGAACGCCGCCGATCGCTGATAATCTTCGACGAGGTGCAGCGGTTTCCCATCGCCCGCAGCTACATCAAGCACCTCGTCGCCGACGGCCGGTTCGACTACATGGAGACCGGCTCGCTCATCTCGATCAAGAAGAACGTCGAGGACATCCTTATCCCCTCCGAGGAAGACAAGATCGACCTTGGCCCCCTCGATTTCGAGGAATTCCTCTGGGCTACGGGCAACACCGCCTTGGCCGACCTGATAGCCGAGTCGTTCGAGTCCGGCCGCGCGCTCCCGAGCCCCCTCCACCGCAAGGCGAGCCAGCTGTGGCGCGAGTATCTGCTGGTTGGAGGCATGCCGCAATCCGTGGCCGCCTACCTCGAGACAGACGATTTCGCGCAGGCGGACAGGGCGAAGCGGCGCATCCTCAACCTCTATCGGGAGGACATCATGAAATTCGGCGGCGAGGACGCCTCCCGCGCCACGGCCGTGTTCGACGCCGTACCGGGTCAGCTTGCCAAGCACGAGAAGAAGTTCACGCTCGCCTCGGCCCGCCCGGGAGCCCGGTACCGCGAGTACGCCGGCGCGTTCTTCTGGCTCGAGGACGCGCGCATGGTGAACCTCTGCCTCAACGTGACCGACCCCAACGTCGGACTCGATCTGTCGGCTGAGCGGTCGAACTTCAAATGCTATCTCGGCGACACGGGGCTACTCTCGACGCTCGCCTTCGGAGACAGGAAGGAGACCCTCGACAGCCTCTACCGCAACGTGCTGTTCGGGAAGATCAGCGTGAACGAGGGGATGCTCGTGGAGAACGCCGTCGCCCAACAGCTCCGCGCCAACGGCCACAAGCTGCGCTTCTACTCCCATCGCAACGACGCCAAAGCCGCCGACACCATGGAAATCGACTTCCTCATAGTCCGGGAATACGCCAATGCAGGGCTCAAGCCTCGCCTCAGCCCGTTGGAGGTGAAGTCGTCGAATCGCTTCAGCACCAGATCACTCGACAAGTTCAAGGCGAAATTCGGGAAGCGCGTGGGGACGGAGCTCGTTTTGATCCCCAAACCTTTCAGCATCGAGGGCGATCGCATGCAGCTTCCCCTTTACATGGGTTTCTGCCTGTAG
- a CDS encoding helix-turn-helix transcriptional regulator, whose amino-acid sequence MDAKRNKEDVGGRSVAGMDIAAMAVGFCAWYTCSNWVSALTYGFAFDHWWLNRSGAIIAATLVLCPLLWRFGMPRSARVLDWAAAALYAGAMFALSALREGAAPVAAVVAALAAFAVAQTWMVARWSGRYASATTSDVAKALIAAIALVAVLKAVTTLLPEAATMTLMLLLPFLSAGMLVFHHDEDARRSDDVWFSSRSFAPFARIVAAMAVFFFLWSILNMALKHGTGHYSFGSAATPLYTLASQAIVLVFCLVVYAWVFVRRGRLDLTTVWKFAYVLMAVSLFMLVVLGMAQFIQAFTGAAVVIAKMFLWLALANVARHSAFKPFMVFCLGVLVYSVPDWLGRCTASFLALDSLDPVVSTAVLVLIVIMVTFFLPVRSPDVQHLLADLNGTPAAGGQAGDLLDARCAVLGRAHGLSKREVEILQYLCKGRSRPYIAETLYLSENTVRTHSKNIYVKLGVHNRQELLDLASEG is encoded by the coding sequence ATGGACGCGAAGCGGAACAAGGAGGACGTCGGCGGGCGCTCGGTCGCCGGCATGGACATCGCGGCCATGGCCGTGGGGTTCTGCGCCTGGTACACATGCTCGAACTGGGTGAGCGCGCTCACGTACGGGTTCGCGTTCGACCACTGGTGGCTCAACCGCTCGGGCGCCATCATCGCGGCAACCCTCGTGCTCTGCCCGCTTCTGTGGCGCTTCGGCATGCCGCGCAGCGCCCGCGTGCTCGACTGGGCCGCGGCGGCGCTCTACGCGGGAGCCATGTTCGCCCTCTCCGCGCTGCGCGAGGGCGCGGCGCCGGTGGCGGCCGTGGTGGCCGCGCTCGCCGCGTTCGCCGTGGCGCAAACGTGGATGGTGGCCCGGTGGAGCGGCCGCTACGCCTCAGCCACCACGTCCGACGTGGCCAAGGCGCTGATCGCGGCCATCGCGCTGGTGGCGGTGCTGAAGGCCGTCACCACGCTGCTGCCCGAGGCGGCCACCATGACGCTCATGCTGCTGCTCCCCTTCCTGTCGGCCGGCATGCTCGTGTTCCACCACGACGAGGACGCGCGGCGCTCGGACGACGTGTGGTTCTCAAGCCGCTCGTTCGCGCCGTTCGCGCGCATCGTCGCGGCCATGGCGGTGTTCTTCTTCCTGTGGTCCATCCTCAACATGGCGCTCAAGCACGGCACGGGCCACTACAGCTTCGGCTCCGCGGCGACACCCCTCTACACCCTGGCGTCGCAGGCCATCGTACTCGTGTTCTGCCTGGTGGTGTACGCGTGGGTGTTCGTGCGGCGCGGGCGGCTCGACCTCACCACCGTGTGGAAGTTCGCATACGTGCTGATGGCCGTATCGCTGTTCATGTTGGTGGTGCTGGGGATGGCCCAGTTCATCCAGGCGTTCACGGGGGCCGCCGTGGTCATCGCGAAGATGTTTCTGTGGCTGGCGCTGGCCAACGTGGCGCGGCACAGCGCGTTCAAGCCGTTCATGGTGTTCTGCCTGGGCGTGCTGGTGTACTCGGTGCCGGACTGGCTCGGGCGTTGCACCGCGTCGTTTTTGGCGCTGGACTCGCTCGATCCCGTGGTGTCCACCGCCGTGCTCGTGCTTATCGTGATCATGGTGACGTTCTTCCTGCCCGTGCGCTCGCCCGACGTGCAGCACCTGCTGGCCGATCTCAACGGCACCCCTGCGGCCGGCGGGCAGGCGGGCGACCTCCTGGATGCGCGCTGCGCCGTGCTCGGCCGCGCCCACGGCCTGTCGAAGCGCGAGGTAGAGATACTCCAGTACCTGTGCAAAGGCCGGTCGCGCCCCTACATCGCCGAGACGCTGTACCTCTCCGAGAACACCGTGCGCACCCACTCCAAGAACATCTACGTGAAGCTGGGCGTCCACAACCGCCAAGAGCTGCTGGACCTGGCGAGCGAGGGGTGA
- a CDS encoding FAD-binding protein, with amino-acid sequence MATREQLSRRNFIKTSGAAMLGAAAIMGLGGCAPQAKNEANAQALSVDQIEWDEEFDVVVVGAGAAGLATAVAMATEGGDATTLLLEKGGIPIGTGNSPVCSGSFHITDDPDAFAVYMKAMLGGMTATPAIVYDTYAQGAAENWEWLAALGMKEDDVKVTPQGDGKAEWFELENSGSFSKCQFKKDNADDDRTHISKFLSAVLDQYPDQVTRKTNAPLTALVQDPNTKAVLGGVYDDKGKEVYVKARKGVVMTCGGFENDPEMLQDYLSFERMHAAGASTNTGDGHRICAKLGASMWHMNSFAGAWSNGISLDGQKTMPYRSLKKALGIVVGVNGRRFYQEWEGTTMFTKGEEGPLSLHYGCRHGHQNFGGEWKMLPLPDKQWFVYDSEGKRFGAYMGKDVANNTLQNQTEKTEIDPTIDAVADGYALTADTIEELAALMEVPADELVNTVNVWNASCANGKDEQFHRPSDQLAPVSTPPFYAIPCIPEVLNTDGGPRRNEKAQILDVDGEPIPNLYSSGEFGSIWAAKYQGSGNITECMVFGRIAARELIAKS; translated from the coding sequence ATGGCGACGAGGGAACAGCTTTCCAGGAGGAACTTCATCAAGACGAGCGGCGCGGCCATGTTGGGCGCTGCGGCCATCATGGGGCTCGGCGGGTGCGCGCCCCAGGCCAAGAACGAGGCCAACGCGCAGGCGCTGTCGGTGGACCAGATAGAGTGGGACGAGGAGTTCGACGTCGTGGTGGTGGGCGCGGGCGCCGCGGGCCTTGCCACGGCGGTCGCGATGGCCACCGAGGGCGGCGACGCCACCACGCTTCTGCTGGAGAAGGGCGGCATCCCCATCGGCACCGGTAACTCGCCGGTGTGCAGCGGCTCGTTCCACATCACCGACGACCCGGATGCTTTCGCCGTGTACATGAAAGCCATGCTCGGCGGCATGACGGCCACGCCCGCCATCGTCTACGACACCTACGCGCAGGGTGCGGCCGAGAACTGGGAGTGGCTTGCCGCTCTGGGCATGAAGGAGGACGACGTCAAGGTCACGCCCCAGGGCGACGGCAAGGCCGAGTGGTTCGAGCTGGAGAACTCGGGTTCGTTCTCCAAGTGCCAGTTCAAGAAGGATAACGCTGACGACGACCGCACGCACATCAGCAAGTTCCTGAGCGCGGTGCTCGATCAGTACCCCGACCAGGTGACGCGCAAAACGAACGCCCCGCTCACCGCGCTGGTGCAGGATCCAAACACGAAGGCCGTGCTGGGCGGCGTGTACGACGACAAGGGCAAGGAGGTGTACGTCAAGGCGCGCAAGGGCGTGGTCATGACCTGCGGCGGCTTCGAGAACGACCCCGAGATGCTGCAAGACTACCTGTCCTTCGAGCGCATGCACGCGGCGGGCGCGTCCACCAACACCGGCGACGGCCACCGCATCTGCGCGAAGCTGGGCGCTAGCATGTGGCACATGAACAGCTTCGCGGGCGCGTGGTCCAACGGCATCAGCCTGGACGGGCAGAAGACCATGCCGTATCGCAGCCTGAAGAAGGCCCTCGGCATCGTCGTGGGCGTGAACGGCCGCCGTTTCTACCAGGAATGGGAAGGCACCACCATGTTCACGAAGGGCGAGGAGGGCCCGCTGTCGCTGCACTACGGCTGCCGCCACGGCCATCAGAACTTCGGCGGCGAGTGGAAGATGCTGCCCCTGCCCGACAAGCAGTGGTTCGTGTACGACTCCGAGGGCAAGCGCTTCGGCGCCTACATGGGCAAGGACGTGGCCAACAACACGCTGCAGAACCAGACCGAGAAGACCGAGATCGACCCGACGATCGACGCGGTGGCCGACGGCTACGCGCTGACGGCCGACACCATCGAGGAGCTGGCCGCGCTCATGGAGGTGCCGGCCGACGAGCTGGTGAACACCGTGAACGTGTGGAACGCCTCGTGCGCCAACGGCAAGGACGAGCAGTTCCACCGCCCGTCCGACCAGCTGGCCCCGGTGAGCACGCCGCCGTTCTATGCCATCCCGTGCATCCCCGAGGTCCTCAACACCGACGGCGGCCCGCGTCGCAACGAGAAGGCGCAGATCCTCGACGTGGACGGCGAGCCCATCCCCAACCTGTACTCGTCGGGCGAGTTCGGCTCCATCTGGGCCGCGAAGTACCAGGGCAGCGGCAACATCACCGAGTGCATGGTGTTCGGCCGCATCGCCGCCCGCGAGCTCATCGCCAAGAGCTAG
- a CDS encoding transporter substrate-binding domain-containing protein, with protein MKKKVLAIAAAAAMLALSAVLLAGCSGGDQPANSGNAGDVDGFTLTVGFDQGYPPYGYVGDDGEFTGFDLELAKAVCEKMGWNLKLEPIDWDAKDALIGSGAINCIWNGFTMEGREDDYTFSEPYMYNEQVVVVKKDAGAKKLEDLAGKIVLTQVDSAALGVLEDPEGQAELAGTFKELQTIGDYNNAFMQLESGMVDAVACDLSIASYQMAAKPDAYVKLGVLAPENYAVGFKKGDTELAKQVTDALKQLNEEGFVKELCAKYEDQGITYDNWVL; from the coding sequence ATGAAGAAGAAGGTGCTCGCGATCGCGGCCGCTGCGGCCATGCTCGCGCTTTCCGCCGTGCTGCTGGCCGGCTGCTCCGGCGGCGACCAGCCTGCGAACTCCGGCAACGCCGGCGACGTGGACGGCTTCACTCTCACGGTGGGCTTCGACCAGGGCTATCCGCCCTACGGCTATGTGGGCGACGACGGCGAGTTCACGGGCTTCGACCTGGAGCTGGCGAAGGCCGTCTGCGAGAAGATGGGTTGGAACCTCAAGCTCGAGCCTATTGATTGGGACGCGAAGGACGCGCTCATCGGCAGCGGCGCCATCAACTGCATCTGGAACGGCTTCACCATGGAGGGCCGCGAGGACGACTACACGTTCTCCGAGCCGTATATGTACAACGAGCAGGTGGTCGTGGTAAAGAAGGACGCTGGCGCCAAGAAGCTCGAGGACCTCGCCGGTAAGATCGTGCTCACGCAGGTGGACTCGGCGGCGCTCGGGGTGCTCGAGGATCCCGAGGGGCAGGCGGAGCTCGCCGGCACGTTCAAGGAACTCCAGACCATCGGCGACTACAATAACGCGTTCATGCAGCTCGAGTCCGGCATGGTGGACGCCGTGGCGTGCGATCTGTCCATCGCAAGCTACCAGATGGCCGCCAAGCCCGACGCCTACGTGAAGCTGGGCGTGCTCGCCCCCGAGAACTACGCCGTCGGCTTCAAGAAGGGCGACACGGAACTTGCCAAGCAGGTGACCGACGCCCTCAAGCAGCTCAACGAGGAAGGCTTCGTCAAGGAGCTCTGCGCGAAGTACGAGGACCAGGGCATCACCTACGACAACTGGGTACTCTAA